Genomic window (Streptomyces sp. RerS4):
GCTTCCGCGCACCCACTCTCCTGACAAGGACTTGAGGTGCGCATGACATCCCGATCCACCGCACGCCACTCCGGCGGCCGCAAACGCCGCGACCACCGGCGCAGACCCCGGAAGTTGCTGCTGTTGGCCACCGCCATGGCCGCGGCCGGCCTCATAGCCGGCGGCATCACCTACTCCGGCCTCGGCGACGACGCCGAGGCCACCACCGCCACGGCCGCCGGTGCGCCGGACTCCCCCACACCCGAACCGGCCGCCGCACCGGCCCGGGACGAGGAGCCCGCCCCCGTCACGGCCACCCCCGCGAACGAGGGCGCGCGCGGCCTGGTCTACGACGGACTCCAGGCGGCGCCCAAGGGCGACCGCTGCGCCGGCGTCTACCGCACCGACGCCGGTCACTGCACCCACGGCCCGGACGCCCCTCCCGGGGGCGTCGACATCAAGAAGGACGTCGAGCCCGTCGTCCGCGTGAAGGCCCCGGCGGCCGATCCCGCCGCCGCCGGCGGCGACAGCCCCGCCGCGGAAGGCGCCGGGCGTCCTCAGGACGCGCCCGTCGCCGCCGACGCCCAGAGCGCCACGTCCGCGGCGGCGCCCGCCCCGCCGGTCGCCGGCTCCCAGGGCGTGGCCGCCGGCCCCGCCGGACAGACCGTCCAGTGCGACGGCGACGGCACCTCCGGCAACCGCGTCCAGGTGGTCTACGTCCACCCGCCGGGCGGCGACCGCTTCGCCGAGTACCAGGCCTCCTTCCGCAAGTGGGCGGCCGACGCCGACGTCATCTACGCGGCCAGCGCCAAGGAGACGGGCGGTGTCCGCCACATCCGCTACGTGACGGCCGCCGACTGCACCCCGGTGGTGCTCAACATCGAACTCCCGGCGTCCGCACTCGCCGAGTTCAGCGCCACGAACAAGGCGCTCGCCGCCAAGGGACTCGACCGCCGCGACCGCAAGTACATGATCTTCGCGGACTCCAAGGTGTACTGCGGCATCGGCACCTTCAACGGCGACGAGCGCCCCGGCCAGAACAACCTGAGCAACTTCGGCCCCTCCTACGGGCGTACCGACTCGGGCTGCTGGGGCGGCCACACCGCCGCGCACGAACTCGGCCACAACCTGGGCGCGGTCAACAACAGCGCGCCCAACACCAGCCGGGGCGCGCACTGTACGGACGAGTGGGACGTGATGTGCTACTCGGACTCCCCGTACTACCCGAAGATGCGCAACGTCTGCACCAACCAGGCCGCCGAGAACATCCTGGACTGCAACCACGACGACTACTTCCACACCAGTCCCAAGCCCGGCAGCTACCTGGCCACGCACTGGAACATCGCCGACAACCAGTTCCTGATGCGCACGACCGGCGGGGGCGGCACCGACCCGAACCCGGGCCCGGGGCCCAGCCCGAAGCCGACGCCCACCCCCACCAAGAAGCCCGGCGGCGGCCCGACGGTGACGGCCGGTCAGGTCCAGGCGGACTCCGCCGTGCTGAGCTGGCCCAAGGTCGAGGGAGCCGCCTGGTACCAGGTCCTGCTGAACGGCAAGCACCTGACCTGGGTGCAGTCCACCTCCCTGCGGGTCTACAACCTGCGTCCGGGCACCGCCTACACGGCCGCCGTCTCGGTACGTGACGGCGCCGGCCGCGACAGCGGTCCCGGAAAGGCCGCGTCCTTCCGTACGACCGACGCCGGCGGCGGCGCCACCACCCCGGGGACCCGCTACGTCCTCGGCAACGGCAGCAGCGGCATGGCCGCCGAGATCTGGGGCGGCCGCACCGCCGACGGCACCGTGCTCGTCACCGGCCGCACCAACGGCTACGCGCAGCAGCAGTGGTACTTCGACGACGCCGGCGGCGGGCTGGTCCGGATCCGCTCCGCCGTCTCCGGCAAGTGCCTCCAGCCCGGCGGCGCCCCGGCGGCGGGCATGTGGGTCGCCCAGCAGCCGTGCGGGAACGCCTCCGCGCAGTCCTGGAAGATCACCTCCCGCGACGGCGGGGTGAGCGTCACCGACCCGAGCGGCGGCTTCGCCCTGACCGTCGGCAACCGCCCGTACTACGGGAACTGGCTGCTGGAGTTGCAGCGCGCGGACGGTCGTCCCGCGCAGGTCTGGACGGCCCGCAAGGCCTCCTGACCCTCCCGGCGGGCGGTCGCACGGCGCGGCCGCCCGCCGTACCCCTCCCTCCCACACGCCTGGAGCACCATGACGACTCGTCCGCGACTCACCCTGCCCCCGCCCCTGGCCTCCCTCGGCTTCCTGCTGTTGCTGCTGGTGCAGGCCTTGGCCCTGGCCGTGGCCACGGCGGGGTCGGCGCACGCGCACGGCGACACGTTGAAGGTGGTGATCACCGGCCAGCGCGAGGGCCGCGTCACCGCCGACGTCATCTGGGAGAACGACGGGGATCCCGTCGAGGAGGCCGTGGCCGCCACCGTCAACGCGGTGAGCGCCGACGGCGGCCGTACGGTCGGCCCCGTGCGGCTGGTCCGCGACGGCGACCGGCCCGGCGGCTGGAGGGCCGCGGAGCCGCTGCCGCCCGGTGCCTGGACGGTGACCGTGGACGTGGGTTTCCCCGCGCTGGGTCACGCGAGCGGCGAGGTCTCCGTCCCGGTGGTCGACCCGGCGCCGACGGCTTCGGCGGTTGGTTCCCCTCCCGCCTCCCCCGTCGCCTCCCCGGCCGCGACGCCGCCCTCCTCCCCCGCCCCGAGCGCCCCGAGCGCCTCGACGGCTCCGGCCGGCGGGTCGGGGGGCAACGCGGGCTGGTGGACGACGGCCGGTGTGGCCGCGATCGCCCTGCTGGGCGCGGCGGCAGGGGTCTTCCTGCGCCGATCGCGCCGCTGACGGAGTGTCGGCCCGCGCCCCGGGGCGCGGGCCGCGCATGGTGGTCCACGACGCGACGGACAGGCACGCACAGGCACGGGGACGACGCATGAAGGCCACGGAAGTACTCGCGGACGGCTTCGGACGCATCCGGGAGGTGGTCCACGAGGTGCTCGACGGGCTCACCGACGAGGAACTCAACGCCCGCCCCGACCCGGCGGCCAATTCCGTCGCCTGGTTGGTCTGGCACCTGACCCGGGTCCAGGACGACCACATCGCCGACGCCGCCGACCTGCCCCAGGTGTGGCGCGAGCAGGGCTGGTCGGACCGCTTCGGCCTCTCGCTGCCGGTGGCGGCCACGGGTTACGGGCAGACCGCCAAACAGGCGGGCGCGGTCCGCGTCGACTCGCCCGAGCCGCTGCTCGGCTACTTCGACGCGGTCCACGAACAGAGCCTGCGCTTCGTCCGCGGCCTGTCCGCCGCCGACCTCGACCGCGTGGTCGACGAACGCTGGGACCCCCCGGTCACCCTCGGCGTCCGCCTCGTCAGCGTCCTCACCGACGACCTCCAACACGCCGGTCAGGCCGCCTACGTACGCGGCCTGACCGAACGCCGCGCGCCGTACGCGTCGACCTAGGTTGGGTCGAGGTATCTGGCGGTGGCGTGGCCGGATTCGGCGGTGAGGTCCAGGGTGCGCGGGGAGGCGGGGTCGCCCAGGGAGTCCGCGACCTCGGAGCGGCCCGCGCCGGCGCTGCTCCGGACGCGGTAGCGGGCCTCCTCGGGGAGGGTCAGCAGCAGGCGGCCGGCGCCGACACGGCCCGTCACCCGGTCCGGCGGGGCTTCGAACGCGGCGTCCGCGCGACCGGAGTCGGCGCGGATCTCGGCCTGCGGGGAGGCGAGGCCGGTGGCGCGCAGCTCGCCGGAGCCGACGTGGGCCCGCAGGGGGCCCCGCAGTGCACTCAGGGTCAGCGTGCCGGAGTCCACCTCCGCGTCGACGGCGCCGTCCAGCCCCGTGACGGACACCTTGCCGGAGCCTCCCGACACCTTGACCGCGATCCCCGCCGGTACGGTCACGGTGAGGCGTACGGAGCAGCCCGGGTCGGTGGCCACGCCGGCGACGGCCGCGCAGCGCGGGGTCAGGCGGAGGGTGTCGCCGTGCCATGTCTGCTCGATGACGGGTTCCCGCACCGTCCAGCCGACGCGGGCCCGGTAGCCGACCAGGCCGTCCCCGCGCGGCGTGACGCTGACCTCCGCCGCGCCGCCGTCGATCTCCACGGCGGTGACCGTCCGCCCGGCGCTGTCCCCGTACAGGGCGCTGCCGCGTACGGCTCCGAAGGCCCGGACCTGCCAGGTGGCGGCTGCGATCACGAGGACGGCGCTCAGCGACGCGGCGCAGTTCCAGGCGAACCGGTGGCGGACCGCTCCGCCGGTCACGGCGTGCCGTCCAGGAAGCGGAGTACCGCGAGGACGCGGCGGTGGGCCTCGGCGGCCGGGGGCAGGTCCAGCTTGGCGAAGATGTTGTTGATGTGCTTGGCGACCGCGCTCTCGCTCACCACGAGTTCGGCGGCGATGGCCGCGTTGGAGCGGCCCTCCGCCATCAGGGCGAGGACCTCGCGTTCGCGCGGGGTGAGCCGTTCCAGCGGATCGAGGCCGCCGCCCCGGCGCAGCAGCAACTGGGCGACGACCTGCGGGTCGAGGGCCGTGCCGCCGCCCGCGACCCGGCGCAGGGCGTCGACGAACTCCTCGACGTCGGCGACGCGTTGCTTCAGGAGGTAGCCGATGCCGGCGCCGGCCCGCGTCGACAGCAGGTCGGCGGCGTAGCGTTCCTCCACGTACTGGGACAGCAGGAGCACCGCCGTGTCCGGGTACTGGCCGCGGATCATCAGCGCGGCGCGGACGCCCTCGTCGGTGAAGCCGGGGGGCATCCGGACGTCCACCAGCGCGAGGTGGGGCCGGTGGTCCTCGACGGCGGCGAGCAGCGCCTCGGCGTCGCCGGTCTCGGCGACCACCTCGAAGCCGGCCATCTCCAGGACTTTGACCAGTCCTATGCGCAGCAGGACGGAGTCCTCGGCGATCACGGCCCGCACGGCAGCTCCACGGTGATGACGGTCGGTCCCCCGAGGGGGCTGTTGATCATTATCGTTCCGTCCACGGACCCCACGCGTTTGCGCAGGCCCACCAGACCGGTGCCGCCCGCCGGGTCGGCGC
Coding sequences:
- a CDS encoding DinB family protein — its product is MKATEVLADGFGRIREVVHEVLDGLTDEELNARPDPAANSVAWLVWHLTRVQDDHIADAADLPQVWREQGWSDRFGLSLPVAATGYGQTAKQAGAVRVDSPEPLLGYFDAVHEQSLRFVRGLSAADLDRVVDERWDPPVTLGVRLVSVLTDDLQHAGQAAYVRGLTERRAPYAST
- a CDS encoding RICIN domain-containing protein — protein: MTSRSTARHSGGRKRRDHRRRPRKLLLLATAMAAAGLIAGGITYSGLGDDAEATTATAAGAPDSPTPEPAAAPARDEEPAPVTATPANEGARGLVYDGLQAAPKGDRCAGVYRTDAGHCTHGPDAPPGGVDIKKDVEPVVRVKAPAADPAAAGGDSPAAEGAGRPQDAPVAADAQSATSAAAPAPPVAGSQGVAAGPAGQTVQCDGDGTSGNRVQVVYVHPPGGDRFAEYQASFRKWAADADVIYAASAKETGGVRHIRYVTAADCTPVVLNIELPASALAEFSATNKALAAKGLDRRDRKYMIFADSKVYCGIGTFNGDERPGQNNLSNFGPSYGRTDSGCWGGHTAAHELGHNLGAVNNSAPNTSRGAHCTDEWDVMCYSDSPYYPKMRNVCTNQAAENILDCNHDDYFHTSPKPGSYLATHWNIADNQFLMRTTGGGGTDPNPGPGPSPKPTPTPTKKPGGGPTVTAGQVQADSAVLSWPKVEGAAWYQVLLNGKHLTWVQSTSLRVYNLRPGTAYTAAVSVRDGAGRDSGPGKAASFRTTDAGGGATTPGTRYVLGNGSSGMAAEIWGGRTADGTVLVTGRTNGYAQQQWYFDDAGGGLVRIRSAVSGKCLQPGGAPAAGMWVAQQPCGNASAQSWKITSRDGGVSVTDPSGGFALTVGNRPYYGNWLLELQRADGRPAQVWTARKAS
- a CDS encoding response regulator transcription factor; amino-acid sequence: MRAVIAEDSVLLRIGLVKVLEMAGFEVVAETGDAEALLAAVEDHRPHLALVDVRMPPGFTDEGVRAALMIRGQYPDTAVLLLSQYVEERYAADLLSTRAGAGIGYLLKQRVADVEEFVDALRRVAGGGTALDPQVVAQLLLRRGGGLDPLERLTPREREVLALMAEGRSNAAIAAELVVSESAVAKHINNIFAKLDLPPAAEAHRRVLAVLRFLDGTP